AGGTGGCCGGATGATTATTCCGGCCGTCCCGGTCGTCACAAAAATTAGCGATAGCTGATATTCATGGGAATCATTGGCTCTCTGGAGCCTTTTTCGGCACGCAGGCGCGCCAGATACTGTTCCCACAAATTTAATTGATTGGTGGCGAGTTGATGCAATACCTGCCACGAATAAAGTCCGGTATCATGGCCATCATCAAACACCAATTTAACCGCGTAGTTACCTACAGGTTCGATGGCCGTGATGTTGACGTCCTTTTTATGGGTAACCAGTACCGGGTTACCGTGGCCGTGAACTTCTGCCGATGGGGAGTAAACCCTCAGGAATTCGCAGCTCAGCTGATACTGGCTGCCATCGTCAAATCCCACTTCCAGCAGACGTGATTTTCGTTTCAGCTTAAGGGATACAACCTGGGGATGGCTCATGGGGGCTCCTGACCGTGGATTAACCCGGATATGGTCGCTCGCTTTGCGATGATTGTGAACCCCGAAACACAGAAAAAGGTGTGGCTTTCCAGCCAAGGTCACAGAGGGCTTCAAAGGGATGACAGAGACGATTTTCTTCTTCGGCGACTGGCAGGTTTCGCCCCAAAGCAATCGCGTCAGCCGCGGCAGTATCAGCCGCCAGCTGGAGCCCAAGGCCATGGAGGTACTCTTGT
This portion of the Shewanella amazonensis SB2B genome encodes:
- a CDS encoding gamma-butyrobetaine hydroxylase-like domain-containing protein, whose product is MSHPQVVSLKLKRKSRLLEVGFDDGSQYQLSCEFLRVYSPSAEVHGHGNPVLVTHKKDVNITAIEPVGNYAVKLVFDDGHDTGLYSWQVLHQLATNQLNLWEQYLARLRAEKGSREPMIPMNISYR